Proteins encoded in a region of the Terriglobales bacterium genome:
- a CDS encoding DUF4388 domain-containing protein has protein sequence MSTQAIDTAPRVLLIDSNVFFARRLSDALKHEGLEVVHSTQSAYALTMLEWNPPTAIVCATNLRELGAYEISRILNGDAKTAGIPIIAMGDGGDQALMEAFRAGCDDYVDRRLGPETIANHVRSFLRSHQEGFQPTQMLEQTETALSGNLQHLDLPGVVQMLMHSRQTGALHINAASTDGVLFIDGGEISHAEVGEMVGDDAVVFIVKNCNGGADGVYKFVPGATAGTRTVLKSATELMLDALREVDEDEEGAAHGGTE, from the coding sequence ATGAGCACACAAGCCATCGACACCGCGCCCCGCGTGCTGCTGATCGACAGCAACGTGTTCTTTGCCCGCCGCCTCTCGGACGCACTCAAGCACGAAGGCCTGGAGGTGGTGCACAGCACGCAGTCGGCGTATGCGCTCACCATGCTGGAATGGAATCCGCCCACCGCCATCGTTTGTGCCACCAACCTGCGCGAGCTGGGCGCCTACGAGATTTCGCGCATTCTGAACGGCGACGCGAAGACGGCCGGCATTCCCATCATTGCCATGGGTGACGGCGGCGACCAGGCGCTCATGGAAGCGTTCCGCGCCGGTTGCGACGATTACGTGGACCGCCGCCTGGGTCCGGAGACCATCGCCAACCATGTCCGGAGCTTCCTGCGCAGCCATCAGGAGGGCTTCCAGCCGACCCAGATGCTGGAGCAGACCGAAACCGCGCTCAGCGGCAACCTGCAGCACCTGGATCTGCCGGGGGTGGTCCAGATGCTCATGCATTCGCGCCAGACCGGCGCCCTGCACATCAACGCCGCTTCCACCGATGGCGTGCTGTTTATCGACGGCGGCGAGATCAGCCATGCCGAGGTCGGTGAGATGGTCGGCGACGACGCCGTCGTTTTCATCGTCAAGAACTGTAACGGCGGCGCCGATGGCGTCTACAAGTTCGTTCCTGGAGCCACGGCCGGCACCCGCACCGTGCTCAAGTCGGCCACCGAGCTCATGCTCGATGCTTTGCGCGAGGTGGATGAGGACGAAGAGGGTGCCGCCCACGGAGGTACGGAATGA
- a CDS encoding chemotaxis protein CheW, producing the protein MIPSATKSYVLFPLGKKRFALPAETVTELARPDRLQPFPHTTPLQAGVLVRRGRILPVFDVAQVLVPAAAPPRRFYLIANRRIESVSEPTAIPVSGECELASLAMIPPTGRLPEYVCGLLPLKDELVEVVDLEALAATEESR; encoded by the coding sequence ATGATTCCGTCGGCGACCAAGTCGTATGTGTTGTTTCCGTTGGGCAAGAAGCGTTTTGCCTTGCCCGCGGAGACGGTGACCGAACTGGCGCGTCCCGACCGCCTGCAGCCTTTTCCGCACACCACTCCTCTGCAGGCCGGAGTCCTCGTGCGCCGCGGCCGTATCCTGCCCGTGTTCGACGTCGCCCAGGTGCTGGTTCCAGCCGCTGCCCCGCCGCGCCGTTTTTATCTGATTGCCAATCGCCGGATCGAGAGCGTGAGCGAGCCTACCGCCATCCCGGTTTCCGGCGAATGCGAACTGGCCAGTCTGGCCATGATCCCGCCCACGGGCCGCCTTCCCGAATATGTCTGCGGACTGCTGCCGCTCAAGGATGAGCTGGTCGAGGTGGTCGATCTGGAGGCCCTGGCCGCCACGGAGGAATCGCGATGA
- a CDS encoding chemotaxis protein CheW, which produces MRIARKESRRARGRRSEAVILFAVGSATFAIAAQAVDEIRSTQGLCPLQLPAGHSHLAKVRYTLERGSRTFYVVDMARHFRVIETAPNRILLLRGVPVALLVAGVDRMTEIVSVRALPRAFRGEERRWYRGLALVGDQVVPVVNPEAFLSRAEQMVLGAALEESPLELVFT; this is translated from the coding sequence GTGAGGATCGCGCGCAAAGAAAGCCGTCGCGCCCGCGGGCGCCGCAGCGAAGCCGTCATCCTGTTCGCGGTCGGCTCCGCCACCTTCGCCATTGCCGCCCAGGCGGTGGACGAGATCCGTTCCACCCAGGGCCTGTGCCCGCTGCAGTTGCCCGCCGGGCACAGCCACTTGGCGAAAGTCCGTTACACGCTGGAGCGCGGCTCCCGCACTTTCTACGTGGTGGACATGGCCCGCCACTTCCGCGTGATCGAAACCGCGCCCAACCGCATTCTGCTGTTGCGAGGGGTGCCTGTCGCCCTGCTGGTGGCCGGCGTCGATCGCATGACCGAGATCGTGTCCGTGCGCGCCCTGCCGCGCGCCTTCCGCGGGGAAGAGCGCCGCTGGTACCGCGGCCTGGCCCTGGTCGGTGACCAGGTGGTTCCGGTCGTGAATCCCGAAGCGTTCCTCAGCAGGGCCGAGCAGATGGTGCTGGGTGCCGCACTTGAGGAAAGCCCGTTGGAGCTTGTGTTCACATGA